One part of the Sorangiineae bacterium MSr11954 genome encodes these proteins:
- a CDS encoding SDR family NAD(P)-dependent oxidoreductase has translation MGCRFPGGADTPDRFWTMLDEGRDAIVEAPRDRWDRDAWYDPDPDAPGKMYTRWGGFLEGADRFDAEFFGISPREAARMDPQQRLVLEVAWEALEHAGIAAHRLAGSATGVFVGVSLSDYAGLQFADLTRLDAYAGSGSAPCIVANRLSYFGDFRGPSMTIDTACSSSLVAIHGACQSLRSGESDLALAGGVNLILTPDTTVALSRARMMAADGRCKTFDARADGYVRGEGCGIVVLKRLSDALSDRDRILAVVRGTAVNQDGRSNGLTAPSIHAQMDVIRRALANGRLGGEEVGYVEAHGTGTSLGDPIEVEALRETYGARSNGAACAMGSVKTNIGHLESAAGVAGFIKAVLALERGAIPPHLHLRELNPNISLSGTPFVIPTERRPWPPGASRRFAGVSSFGFGGTNAHVVLEEAPVLPPAARAVAVSPVRSLGLELAGSVGSEPVRSVALDAARSAGAQPAGSVGSEQVRPVGPDRARSAGAQPAGSVGSEPVRLVEASCELLVLSARSEVALRELAGRWALAMRMRPGEFGDLCRTARIGRTPFEHRLAVVGRSAEEVAVRLEGAPSFRLGEGPPPRVAFLFTGQGSQYAGMGRGLYETDPVFRRVLEQCDELCRGQLERPLLSLLFAEGDAQGPLHATAVTQPALFALEVALAESWRARGVVPDVVMGHSVGEYAAAVVAGALRLEDGLRLVLARGRLMQELPAGGAMVSIAAPEAEIVAGLAEGTCVAAVNGPEDAVIAGPEDAVAAVAKRFEARGRRTTKLTVSHAFHSALMEPMLDAFERVAATVRYEAPRIALVSNVTGALLPSVSAAYWRRHTRAPVRFAAGMETLDREGVRIFLEIGPRPTLVAMGRRCLPDDRAAAWLPSLRKGEDDRERVLLSLGGVWMHGASIALDGPGRRTSAPTYPFQRERFWLDGAGRRPGDSSSGLYALAWRPTVRAVSAAAASTGMSFATPTSSPSASATPTPSAGAMPTPSAIAPPTPSAIAPPTPSAIAPPTPSAIAPPSRVWRVVGDGQGLADALVTALEAHGVTAVRGAAAGASAGARDAAAGARDAAAGAWDAAAGAWDARRFEGIVDLGALDVHGAAPEGAVEVAAAALETIQSAVAEPGQPRIFFVTRGGLDASGIAGLGRVLAVEHPEAFGGVIDLDPGPGDARGREAAEMAAELLGASFEYVRFRGGQRHVARLARIEMPNVAGPARLALRPSATYLVTGGLGAIGLEVARWLVARGATNVVLVSRSAPSPEAAERIAALEGGKVRVCVVQADVSRPAEVERALKAARALGPLRGVIHAAGVAIGGLLARTDRATLERAMAPKAQGAWNLHASTLARDAPLARAAEPVHDAPLARAAEPIRDAPIARAAEPVRDAPLARTAEPVHDAPLARAAEPVHDATLARNAAPVHDAPLARAAVPIRDATLARNAAPVRDATLVGDSALAGGGDALDFFVLFSSGAALLGAPGQGAYAAANAFLDALAHERRARGLPALVVDWGPWTIGMADVATRERWGTFGVEPIPAEYGLDVLERAIVAGLTEVAVLPGSWPRTFAGRPAAEIPPLFSELVSTESLSNGGSAVRGELLLRLRAAPPPEREELLASELQRTIATILRSDPSRGPSARQGFFDMGMDSLMALELRNRLQLALDTSLPASLVFNYPTVESLGRYLAAEVLGFTGDTPVATNGRAAAAARDEELLAEVQGLSESDVASELEEFAARFLAEEAAR, from the coding sequence ATCGGCTGCCGCTTCCCCGGCGGCGCCGACACCCCGGATCGGTTCTGGACGATGTTGGACGAGGGGCGCGACGCCATCGTGGAGGCCCCGCGCGATCGCTGGGACCGCGACGCGTGGTACGATCCCGATCCGGACGCGCCGGGCAAGATGTACACGCGCTGGGGCGGCTTTCTCGAGGGCGCGGACCGGTTCGACGCGGAGTTCTTCGGCATCTCGCCGCGCGAGGCGGCTCGCATGGACCCGCAGCAAAGGCTCGTCCTGGAGGTGGCTTGGGAGGCGCTCGAGCACGCGGGCATCGCGGCCCATCGGCTCGCCGGCAGCGCCACGGGGGTGTTCGTGGGGGTGAGCCTCTCGGACTATGCGGGGCTCCAGTTCGCCGATCTCACGCGCCTCGACGCGTACGCGGGCTCGGGCTCCGCGCCATGCATCGTGGCCAACCGCCTCTCGTACTTCGGTGATTTCCGCGGCCCCAGCATGACGATCGACACCGCGTGCTCGTCGTCTCTCGTGGCCATTCACGGGGCTTGTCAGAGCTTGCGCAGCGGCGAGTCGGATCTGGCGCTCGCCGGTGGCGTGAACCTGATCCTGACGCCCGACACCACGGTGGCCCTTTCGCGCGCGCGGATGATGGCGGCCGACGGGCGCTGCAAGACGTTCGATGCGCGCGCCGACGGTTACGTGCGCGGGGAAGGGTGCGGCATCGTCGTCTTGAAGCGCCTGTCCGATGCGCTGTCCGATCGCGATCGCATCCTCGCGGTGGTTCGAGGCACCGCCGTGAACCAAGACGGGCGCTCGAACGGGCTCACCGCGCCCAGCATCCACGCGCAAATGGACGTGATCCGGCGCGCCCTCGCCAACGGGCGGCTCGGGGGCGAGGAGGTGGGGTACGTCGAGGCCCACGGCACGGGAACGTCGCTCGGCGATCCCATCGAGGTCGAAGCGCTGCGCGAGACGTACGGCGCGCGCTCCAACGGCGCCGCGTGCGCCATGGGCTCCGTCAAGACGAACATCGGTCACCTCGAGTCGGCGGCGGGGGTCGCGGGGTTCATCAAAGCCGTGCTCGCGCTCGAGCGCGGGGCCATTCCGCCGCATCTCCACCTTCGCGAGCTCAATCCGAACATCTCCTTGAGCGGCACGCCGTTCGTGATTCCAACGGAGCGCCGCCCGTGGCCTCCCGGTGCCTCGCGTCGCTTTGCGGGGGTTAGCTCCTTTGGCTTTGGTGGAACCAACGCGCACGTCGTGCTCGAAGAAGCGCCGGTGCTTCCGCCGGCTGCGCGTGCGGTGGCCGTTTCGCCCGTGCGTTCGCTCGGGCTGGAGCTTGCGGGTTCGGTGGGGTCGGAGCCTGTGCGCTCCGTTGCGTTGGACGCAGCGCGATCGGCGGGGGCGCAGCCAGCGGGTTCGGTGGGGTCGGAGCAAGTGCGCCCGGTCGGGCCGGATCGAGCGCGATCGGCGGGGGCGCAGCCAGCGGGTTCGGTGGGGTCGGAGCCTGTGCGCTTGGTGGAGGCCTCGTGCGAGCTCCTCGTTTTGTCGGCGCGGTCGGAGGTGGCGTTGCGTGAGCTTGCGGGCCGTTGGGCGCTTGCGATGAGGATGCGTCCCGGTGAGTTTGGTGACCTTTGCCGAACTGCGCGCATCGGGCGAACGCCGTTCGAGCACCGGCTCGCCGTGGTGGGGCGCAGCGCGGAGGAGGTGGCGGTGCGGCTCGAGGGGGCGCCTTCGTTTCGGCTTGGTGAAGGGCCTCCGCCGCGTGTGGCCTTTCTGTTCACCGGGCAAGGCTCCCAGTACGCGGGGATGGGGCGCGGCCTCTACGAAACGGACCCGGTGTTTCGGAGGGTGCTGGAGCAGTGCGACGAGCTATGCCGCGGTCAGCTCGAGCGGCCCTTGCTATCGTTGCTCTTCGCCGAGGGCGATGCGCAAGGCCCGCTCCACGCGACGGCGGTCACGCAACCTGCGCTGTTCGCGCTGGAGGTGGCGCTGGCCGAGTCCTGGCGCGCGCGCGGTGTCGTGCCCGACGTGGTGATGGGTCACAGCGTCGGCGAGTATGCGGCGGCGGTGGTCGCGGGGGCCTTGCGCCTCGAGGACGGATTGAGGCTGGTCTTGGCGCGCGGGCGTCTGATGCAGGAGCTGCCCGCGGGCGGTGCCATGGTGTCGATCGCGGCGCCCGAGGCGGAGATCGTCGCGGGCCTCGCCGAGGGGACGTGCGTGGCCGCGGTGAATGGTCCCGAGGACGCGGTGATCGCGGGCCCGGAAGACGCCGTCGCAGCGGTGGCGAAGCGGTTCGAGGCTCGCGGCCGCAGGACGACGAAGCTCACCGTGTCGCACGCCTTTCACTCGGCGCTCATGGAGCCGATGCTCGACGCCTTCGAGCGCGTCGCCGCCACCGTCCGCTACGAGGCGCCGCGCATCGCGCTCGTCTCGAACGTGACCGGCGCGCTGCTGCCGTCGGTGAGCGCCGCGTATTGGAGACGTCATACGCGGGCGCCCGTGCGCTTTGCGGCCGGCATGGAGACGCTCGATCGCGAGGGCGTTCGCATTTTCCTCGAGATCGGGCCGCGGCCCACCTTGGTCGCCATGGGCCGTCGCTGCCTGCCCGACGATCGCGCGGCGGCGTGGTTGCCGTCGCTGCGCAAAGGCGAAGACGATCGCGAGCGTGTGCTTCTCAGCCTCGGCGGTGTTTGGATGCATGGTGCATCTATTGCCCTGGACGGTCCCGGACGCCGGACCTCGGCCCCGACGTATCCGTTTCAACGCGAGCGATTCTGGCTCGACGGTGCGGGTCGGCGACCTGGCGATTCCTCGTCGGGGCTCTATGCGCTGGCGTGGCGACCCACGGTCCGTGCCGTGTCTGCTGCGGCGGCATCGACGGGGATGTCTTTCGCGACCCCGACGTCGTCACCTTCTGCGAGCGCGACGCCGACCCCTTCTGCGGGCGCGATGCCGACACCTTCTGCGATCGCGCCGCCGACACCTTCTGCGATCGCGCCGCCGACACCTTCTGCGATCGCGCCGCCGACACCTTCTGCGATCGCGCCGCCGTCGCGCGTATGGCGGGTCGTGGGCGATGGTCAGGGACTCGCCGATGCGCTGGTGACGGCGCTCGAGGCGCACGGCGTGACTGCTGTCCGCGGGGCGGCTGCGGGTGCCAGTGCGGGTGCGCGGGATGCGGCTGCCGGTGCGCGGGATGCGGCTGCCGGTGCGTGGGATGCGGCTGCCGGTGCGTGGGATGCGAGGCGGTTCGAGGGGATCGTCGATCTCGGGGCGCTGGACGTCCATGGGGCGGCGCCGGAGGGAGCCGTGGAGGTTGCGGCGGCGGCGCTGGAGACGATTCAATCGGCGGTCGCGGAGCCGGGGCAGCCTCGGATTTTCTTCGTCACGCGTGGCGGGCTCGATGCGAGCGGTATCGCGGGGCTCGGGCGGGTCCTCGCGGTCGAGCATCCGGAGGCTTTCGGTGGCGTCATCGACTTGGACCCTGGGCCGGGCGATGCGCGGGGGCGCGAAGCTGCGGAGATGGCCGCGGAGCTGCTGGGTGCGTCGTTCGAGTATGTCCGTTTTCGCGGGGGACAGCGGCACGTGGCGCGCCTGGCGCGGATCGAGATGCCCAATGTCGCGGGGCCCGCGCGGCTCGCGCTGCGTCCTTCGGCGACGTACCTCGTGACCGGCGGCCTCGGCGCGATCGGCCTCGAGGTGGCACGGTGGCTCGTCGCACGCGGGGCAACGAACGTGGTGCTCGTGTCGCGAAGCGCGCCCTCGCCGGAGGCTGCGGAGCGGATCGCCGCGCTCGAGGGCGGCAAGGTGCGCGTCTGCGTCGTGCAAGCCGATGTTTCGCGACCCGCAGAGGTCGAACGGGCGCTGAAAGCCGCGCGTGCTCTTGGCCCTCTGCGCGGTGTGATCCATGCGGCCGGTGTGGCCATCGGCGGCCTTCTCGCGCGAACGGACCGCGCCACCTTGGAGCGGGCCATGGCACCCAAAGCCCAAGGTGCGTGGAATCTGCACGCATCGACGCTCGCACGCGACGCGCCCCTCGCACGCGCCGCGGAGCCCGTACACGACGCGCCCCTCGCACGCGCCGCGGAGCCCATACGCGACGCGCCCATCGCACGCGCCGCGGAGCCCGTACGCGACGCGCCCCTCGCACGCACCGCGGAGCCCGTACACGACGCGCCCCTCGCACGCGCCGCGGAGCCCGTACACGACGCGACCCTCGCGCGCAACGCGGCGCCCGTGCACGACGCGCCCCTCGCACGCGCCGCGGTGCCCATACGCGACGCGACCCTCGCGCGCAACGCGGCGCCCGTACGCGACGCGACGCTCGTCGGAGACTCGGCGCTTGCCGGCGGTGGCGACGCGCTCGACTTCTTCGTCCTCTTTTCCTCCGGCGCAGCCCTCCTCGGCGCGCCGGGGCAGGGCGCGTATGCGGCGGCGAATGCGTTCCTGGATGCGCTCGCGCACGAACGGCGCGCGCGCGGGCTTCCGGCGCTCGTCGTGGATTGGGGCCCCTGGACCATCGGCATGGCCGACGTTGCCACCCGCGAACGCTGGGGCACCTTTGGCGTGGAGCCCATCCCAGCGGAGTACGGCCTCGATGTTCTCGAGCGTGCCATCGTGGCCGGGCTCACGGAGGTGGCCGTTCTTCCCGGCTCGTGGCCGCGCACCTTTGCCGGGCGACCCGCCGCCGAAATACCCCCGCTCTTCTCCGAGCTCGTTTCGACCGAAAGCCTCTCGAACGGCGGGTCCGCCGTCCGTGGAGAGCTCCTTCTGCGCCTTCGCGCAGCGCCACCGCCCGAGCGCGAAGAGCTCCTCGCGAGCGAGCTTCAACGCACCATCGCCACCATCCTGCGCAGCGATCCCTCGCGAGGGCCGTCTGCCCGCCAGGGCTTCTTCGACATGGGGATGGACTCGCTCATGGCCCTCGAGCTCCGCAACCGACTGCAGCTCGCGCTCGATACCTCACTTCCGGCGAGCCTCGTCTTCAACTACCCCACCGTGGAGTCGCTCGGCCGATACCTTGCCGCCGAGGTGCTCGGATTCACGGGCGACACCCCTGTCGCGACGAACGGTCGCGCGGCGGCGGCCGCGCGCGACGAGGAGCTCCTCGCGGAGGTGCAAGGTCTCTCGGAGAGCGACGTGGCCTCGGAGCTCGAGGAGTTTGCCGCGCGATTTTTGGCGGAGGAGGCTGCCCGATGA